The Vagococcus penaei genome includes the window TATGGAGTACTCTTGAAAAAGTTTACTCACAAAAAGTGTCCGCAGAAGAATTTTTAACTGTCTATCATGAATTTAAACAGGTTGTTAAAAGTATCGGTGAGGAGCGTCAGTTGGGTAATGCTTTTGAAGAACTAACAGGCTACTCTTTATATCGTGTTGCAAAACAAGCACGTGTACAGCAAACAGGTAATCTGAACAGAAAGGATTTTGATTAATATGACTGAAAAGGAATTAATGCTACAAGTAAAACAGTGGGTATTAGATGCTGGCGAGTATGTAAAAGTCGAATTAGCCAAGGGGTTTCAAGTTCAAGAAAAATCTGGTCGGTCTGATTTAGTGA containing:
- a CDS encoding UPF0223 family protein produces the protein MKENYSYPLNSDWSTDEIIVVMNLWSTLEKVYSQKVSAEEFLTVYHEFKQVVKSIGEERQLGNAFEELTGYSLYRVAKQARVQQTGNLNRKDFD